The following proteins come from a genomic window of Yinghuangia sp. ASG 101:
- a CDS encoding acyl-CoA dehydrogenase family protein has product MHIAYTPAQEELRRELRAYFAEIMTPEIREQQASGETTLEGRDGAYWKVARRMGRDGWLGIGWPKEYGGQDRSMMEQLIFTDEATLAGAAVPFLTINTIGPTIMEYGTQAQRDHFLPRILSGELHFSIGYSEPEAGTDLANLRTRAVRDGDDFVVNGQKMWISLIHVADYLWLAARTDPDVKAHKGLTIFLVPTDTPGLSWSEVRTLGGQTVSQLTFEDMRVPASAVVGEVNGGWGLMTGQLNRERVALCSAAGIQLALHETRRWAEEAVLPDGRRVIDQEHVQANLGRVHAKVEFLKLINWKIAWAVDHGAKVGPADASATKIFGTEFATEAYRLLMECFGENASLTTGAPGVLLRGRIEKMYRSALILTFGGGTNEIQRDMIAMLGLRMPRPPR; this is encoded by the coding sequence GTGCACATCGCCTACACGCCCGCGCAGGAGGAACTGCGCCGCGAACTCCGCGCGTACTTCGCCGAGATCATGACCCCCGAGATCCGCGAGCAGCAGGCCTCGGGGGAGACCACGCTGGAGGGCCGCGACGGCGCGTACTGGAAGGTCGCGCGCCGCATGGGGCGCGACGGGTGGCTCGGCATCGGCTGGCCCAAGGAGTACGGCGGCCAGGACCGTTCGATGATGGAGCAGCTCATCTTCACCGACGAGGCCACCCTCGCGGGGGCCGCGGTGCCGTTCCTCACCATCAACACCATCGGTCCGACGATCATGGAGTACGGCACACAGGCCCAGCGCGACCACTTCCTGCCGCGCATCCTGTCCGGCGAACTCCACTTCTCCATCGGCTACTCCGAGCCCGAGGCCGGGACCGACCTCGCCAACCTGCGCACCCGCGCGGTCCGCGACGGCGACGACTTCGTGGTCAACGGCCAGAAGATGTGGATCTCGCTGATCCACGTCGCCGACTACCTGTGGCTGGCCGCGCGCACCGACCCCGACGTGAAGGCGCACAAGGGGCTGACGATCTTCCTGGTGCCGACCGACACCCCGGGCCTGTCGTGGAGCGAGGTCAGGACGCTCGGCGGGCAGACGGTCAGCCAGCTGACGTTCGAGGACATGCGCGTGCCCGCGTCCGCCGTCGTGGGCGAGGTCAACGGCGGCTGGGGGCTGATGACCGGTCAGCTCAACCGCGAGCGCGTCGCGCTGTGCTCGGCGGCCGGCATCCAACTCGCCCTGCACGAGACGCGGCGCTGGGCCGAGGAGGCCGTCCTGCCGGACGGGCGGCGCGTCATCGACCAGGAGCACGTGCAGGCGAACCTCGGCCGCGTGCACGCCAAAGTCGAGTTCCTCAAGCTCATCAACTGGAAGATCGCGTGGGCGGTCGACCACGGCGCGAAGGTCGGGCCGGCGGACGCGTCCGCCACCAAGATCTTCGGCACGGAGTTCGCGACCGAGGCGTACCGGCTGCTCATGGAGTGCTTCGGGGAGAACGCGTCGCTGACCACCGGCGCACCGGGGGTCCTCCTGCGCGGGCGGATCGAGAAGATGTACCGCTCGGCGCTGATCCTGACGTTCGGGGGCGGTACGAACGAGATCCAGCGCGACATGATCGCGATGCTCGGGCTGCGCATGCCGCGCCCCCCGCGTTGA
- a CDS encoding acyl-CoA dehydrogenase family protein: MDFAYTDEQRELVGLVGTILGERVTQESLTALEAEVTGAGVPRFDRGLWAELAKADILGVGLPEEYGGSGGGVLAQVLVLEQIGRVLAPVPLYASIAVGAAAVAAHGTEGQKVAWLPGAIRGEKILTAALAEPLGRDAAAPSATARRVAGGWRLDGVKTGVPSATYADVVLVPAATDDGRVGVFLVSPTGAGVTVAPQLTTAKEITGELVLEDAPVADDALLGGTVDTTRAEWLRDRATLGLCALQLGITDRAMRAAAEYTGTREQFKRPIGSFQAVGHRLADCYIDVEAVRLTTWQAAWRAESGPSAAEAVSTAKFWAAEAGHRVAHAVVHVHGGMGIAEEHFVHRYFVHAKQNEFSLGGANEHALRIGAGFAATAAGEYV; this comes from the coding sequence ATGGACTTCGCGTACACCGACGAACAGCGGGAACTGGTGGGGCTGGTCGGGACGATCCTCGGCGAGCGCGTCACCCAGGAGTCCCTGACCGCGCTGGAGGCCGAGGTCACCGGCGCGGGAGTGCCGCGCTTCGACCGGGGGCTGTGGGCGGAACTGGCCAAGGCCGACATCCTCGGCGTCGGGCTGCCGGAGGAGTACGGCGGTTCCGGCGGCGGGGTCCTCGCCCAGGTCCTGGTCCTCGAACAGATCGGCCGCGTGCTCGCACCCGTTCCGCTGTACGCGTCGATCGCGGTCGGCGCGGCGGCGGTCGCCGCCCACGGCACCGAGGGCCAGAAGGTCGCCTGGCTGCCCGGGGCGATCCGCGGCGAGAAGATCCTCACCGCGGCGCTCGCCGAGCCGCTGGGCCGCGACGCCGCGGCCCCCTCGGCGACCGCCCGCCGCGTGGCCGGGGGTTGGCGGCTCGACGGGGTCAAGACCGGTGTGCCGTCCGCGACGTACGCGGACGTCGTGCTGGTGCCGGCCGCGACGGACGACGGCCGGGTGGGCGTCTTCCTGGTGTCGCCGACGGGCGCCGGCGTCACGGTGGCGCCGCAGCTCACCACCGCCAAGGAGATCACCGGCGAACTCGTCCTGGAGGACGCGCCCGTGGCCGACGACGCCCTCCTCGGCGGCACGGTGGACACCACCCGGGCCGAGTGGCTGCGCGACCGGGCGACGCTGGGCCTGTGCGCGCTGCAACTCGGCATCACCGACCGGGCGATGCGCGCGGCGGCCGAATACACCGGCACCCGCGAGCAGTTCAAACGGCCGATCGGCTCGTTCCAGGCCGTCGGACACCGCCTCGCCGACTGCTACATCGACGTCGAGGCGGTGCGCCTGACGACGTGGCAGGCCGCCTGGCGGGCGGAATCCGGTCCGAGCGCCGCCGAGGCCGTCTCGACCGCGAAGTTCTGGGCGGCGGAGGCCGGCCACCGTGTCGCGCACGCGGTCGTGCACGTCCACGGTGGGATGGGCATCGCCGAGGAGCACTTCGTACACCGCTACTTCGTGCACGCGAAGCAGAACGAATTCTCGCTCGGCGGTGCCAACGAACACGCTCTGCGCATCGGTGCGGGCTTCGCCGCGACCGCCGCGGGGGAGTACGTCTGA